One segment of Fibrobacter sp. UWB10 DNA contains the following:
- a CDS encoding NifB/NifX family molybdenum-iron cluster-binding protein, with the protein MAKYRVAVATNDGENVNVHFGHAAAFDVYEVDEESGKFEKVEVRVKPEHCDGTCGDGACGQRDVERSSMFSAAKNLADLDYVLCSQLGPQAVQALTRFNVRAFDIALPIAEAIAKINVYRKKIAERTQRLKGLQDK; encoded by the coding sequence ATGGCTAAATATAGAGTTGCAGTCGCCACAAACGATGGCGAAAATGTCAATGTTCACTTTGGGCATGCCGCGGCGTTCGACGTCTACGAAGTCGATGAAGAAAGCGGAAAATTTGAAAAAGTCGAGGTCCGCGTTAAGCCGGAGCATTGCGACGGCACATGCGGCGATGGTGCTTGCGGTCAGCGAGATGTGGAACGTTCATCCATGTTCTCGGCAGCAAAGAATCTAGCCGATCTGGATTATGTTCTCTGCTCGCAGCTTGGCCCGCAGGCGGTGCAGGCTTTAACGCGCTTTAATGTGCGCGCTTTCGACATTGCGCTCCCCATCGCCGAAGCGATTGCCAAAATCAACGTATACCGCAAAAAGATTGCGGAACGTACCCAAAGACTCAAGGGATTACAGGATAAATAA
- a CDS encoding LysR family transcriptional regulator, protein MTLQQLKYAIAIADTRNITEASKRVFISQPSLTAAIHDLEEEMGVTIFNRSNKGVTITNEGDEFLSYARQVLEQATLMEDRYKGGKSGNTIFSVSCQHYSFAVNAFVDVIRKFGGPSYDFTLRETQTNEIIDDIAKLKSEIGVLYLSDKNEKVIKKLIQKNNLVFEELFATPLHVFMSSKNPLAKKEKITLEDLKPYPYLTYEQGDFNSFYFAEEPLTAIDFDCPRNIKVRDRATLFNLLIGLDGYTICSGVISHKLNGRNIIARQLDVHDKMTIGYVMRKGVTPSRYAKAYIAALMRHCK, encoded by the coding sequence ATGACTTTACAACAACTTAAGTACGCCATCGCCATCGCCGATACGCGCAATATTACCGAAGCATCCAAGCGCGTATTCATCTCGCAACCGAGCCTTACGGCGGCCATTCACGACCTCGAAGAAGAAATGGGCGTCACCATCTTTAACCGCTCCAATAAAGGCGTCACGATCACTAACGAGGGTGATGAATTCCTTTCTTACGCAAGGCAAGTTTTGGAACAAGCGACCCTCATGGAAGACCGCTACAAGGGTGGCAAAAGTGGCAACACCATCTTCTCCGTGAGCTGTCAGCATTACTCTTTTGCGGTCAACGCATTCGTCGATGTCATCCGAAAATTCGGCGGTCCGAGCTACGATTTCACGCTCCGAGAGACCCAAACTAATGAAATTATTGACGATATTGCGAAGCTAAAAAGCGAAATTGGCGTACTTTATTTGAGCGACAAGAACGAAAAAGTCATAAAAAAACTTATTCAAAAGAACAATTTGGTCTTTGAAGAGCTCTTTGCGACCCCTTTGCACGTGTTTATGTCGTCTAAAAACCCGCTCGCCAAGAAAGAAAAAATCACGCTGGAAGACTTAAAGCCGTATCCGTACCTAACCTACGAACAGGGCGATTTCAACTCGTTCTACTTTGCCGAAGAGCCCCTAACCGCCATTGATTTCGATTGCCCGCGCAATATCAAGGTTCGCGACCGTGCCACCCTTTTCAACTTACTTATCGGTCTTGACGGCTATACCATTTGTTCCGGCGTGATTAGCCATAAGCTCAACGGCCGCAACATTATCGCAAGACAACTCGATGTTCACGACAAAATGACCATCGGTTACGTGATGCGAAAAGGCGTAACGCCATCGCGCTACGCCAAAGCATATATTGCCGCACTTATGCGACACTGCAAATAA
- a CDS encoding alpha/beta hydrolase — translation MHYLIVPGLNNSGPSHWQTFWTKSLPSASRVFQHCWDKPQKEDWIATLDEAVRQLKDDTILVSHSLGVVTTALWLLRAKQQGNLPANIKGAFLVAPADADAVDVIKNFAPMPTEKLPVPVCIVGSENDPYMTPERTKFFAEAWGAKLFNAGALGHINSDSNLGEWEQGRAFLAEFEKGLSL, via the coding sequence ATGCACTACTTGATTGTTCCCGGTTTAAATAATTCTGGCCCGAGCCATTGGCAAACTTTCTGGACCAAAAGCCTGCCTAGCGCAAGTCGCGTTTTTCAGCATTGTTGGGATAAACCGCAAAAAGAAGATTGGATTGCGACACTCGATGAAGCTGTCCGCCAGCTGAAGGACGACACGATTCTGGTTTCACATAGTCTGGGCGTCGTAACGACGGCTCTTTGGCTTTTGCGTGCGAAGCAGCAAGGGAATCTTCCGGCGAATATCAAGGGGGCCTTCCTTGTGGCCCCTGCCGATGCCGACGCGGTCGATGTCATCAAGAACTTTGCTCCGATGCCTACCGAAAAATTGCCGGTGCCCGTTTGCATTGTGGGGAGCGAAAACGACCCGTACATGACTCCCGAGCGTACGAAATTCTTTGCCGAGGCGTGGGGCGCAAAGTTGTTTAACGCAGGCGCGCTAGGGCACATCAATTCCGATTCAAATTTGGGCGAATGGGAACAGGGACGTGCATTTTTGGCCGAATTCGAAAAGGGCTTGTCGCTATAG
- the metE gene encoding 5-methyltetrahydropteroyltriglutamate--homocysteine S-methyltransferase, which produces MSNKKTSVIGFPRIGKARELKFASEKFFKGEISEAELQNVAAEIRQYGWQKQKAAGIDFIPSNDFSFYDNVLDTAFLFGIVPERYKSLNLSTLEKYFAAAHGYQGEKGDVKALPMKKWFNTNYHYIVPEIDDASEFKVDGSKPVQEFNEAKAAGIQTVPTLIGAYTFLRLARYNGKKQAKDFAASAVAAYAKVAELLAAAGAEWISFAEPALVFDVTAEEKQLFKSIYVELIKKVRAAGLKIALQTYFGDIRDVYQDVAALGFDALGLDFVEGLKSLELIKSGFPKNTLLLAGVVNGKNIWRADYAQKNALLAEIEKAVGAENVVVGTSCSLLHVPYTVAAEQKLPAETLRHFAFAEEKLVELAELASGDAAALEKNKALFATPRVQANAKVQAELAALSAADFERKPSRLERREVQKAEFKLPAFPTTTIGSFPQTAEVRANRAAFRKGEISKEQYVEFNKKKIAECIKLQEEIGLDVIVHGEFERNDMVEYFGTKIDGFIFTQNAWVQSYGTRCVKPPVVWGDVSRSAPITVEWSVYAQSCTKKPVKGMLTGPVTILNWSFPREDVSLKVQAQEIGFAIRDEVLDLEKNGIRIIQIDEAALREKLPLRKSDWHKEYLDWAIPAFRLVHAKVKPETQIHTHMCYSEFNDIVRDIDNMDADVITFEASRSDLKLLDALNEAKFETQVGPGVYDIHSPRVPSEQEIVDALHKIIAKVPQQNVWVNPDCGLKTRGETETTASLKNLVAAAKKLRAE; this is translated from the coding sequence ATGAGCAATAAAAAAACATCTGTAATCGGTTTCCCGCGTATCGGTAAGGCCCGTGAACTCAAGTTTGCAAGCGAAAAGTTCTTTAAGGGTGAAATCTCCGAAGCTGAACTCCAGAACGTCGCCGCCGAAATCCGTCAGTATGGTTGGCAGAAGCAGAAGGCCGCAGGTATCGACTTTATTCCGTCGAACGACTTCTCTTTCTATGATAACGTTCTCGACACTGCATTCTTGTTCGGCATTGTTCCGGAACGTTACAAGAGCCTGAACTTGAGCACGCTCGAAAAGTATTTCGCAGCCGCTCACGGTTACCAGGGTGAAAAGGGCGACGTGAAGGCCCTCCCGATGAAGAAGTGGTTCAACACGAACTACCACTATATTGTTCCGGAAATCGATGACGCTTCTGAATTCAAGGTAGACGGTTCCAAGCCGGTGCAGGAATTCAATGAAGCAAAGGCTGCCGGAATCCAGACCGTGCCGACTTTGATTGGCGCATACACGTTCCTCCGCTTGGCCCGCTACAACGGCAAGAAGCAGGCGAAGGATTTCGCCGCCTCTGCAGTAGCCGCTTACGCAAAGGTCGCTGAACTGCTCGCCGCTGCCGGTGCCGAATGGATCAGCTTTGCCGAACCCGCCTTGGTGTTCGACGTGACCGCCGAAGAAAAGCAGCTCTTCAAGTCTATTTATGTGGAACTCATCAAGAAGGTGCGTGCCGCAGGCCTCAAGATTGCCTTGCAGACTTACTTTGGCGATATCCGCGATGTGTATCAGGATGTGGCTGCCCTCGGTTTCGATGCCCTCGGTCTTGATTTTGTCGAAGGCCTCAAGTCGCTGGAACTGATCAAGTCTGGTTTCCCGAAGAATACGCTCTTGCTCGCCGGTGTCGTGAACGGCAAGAACATCTGGCGTGCCGATTACGCACAGAAGAATGCCTTGCTCGCTGAAATCGAAAAGGCTGTCGGTGCAGAAAACGTAGTGGTCGGAACCTCTTGCTCGCTGTTGCATGTGCCGTATACGGTCGCTGCTGAACAGAAGCTTCCTGCTGAAACGCTCCGTCACTTCGCCTTCGCCGAAGAAAAGCTCGTTGAACTTGCTGAACTTGCAAGCGGTGACGCCGCTGCCCTTGAAAAGAATAAGGCCTTGTTTGCTACTCCGCGTGTGCAGGCGAACGCCAAGGTGCAGGCTGAACTTGCCGCCCTCAGTGCCGCTGACTTTGAACGCAAGCCGAGCCGCCTTGAACGTCGCGAAGTACAGAAGGCTGAATTCAAGCTGCCCGCATTCCCGACGACCACAATCGGCTCCTTCCCGCAGACGGCTGAAGTCCGCGCAAACCGCGCCGCATTCCGCAAGGGTGAAATCTCCAAGGAACAGTATGTAGAATTCAACAAGAAGAAGATTGCCGAATGCATCAAGCTGCAAGAAGAAATCGGCCTCGACGTGATTGTCCACGGTGAATTCGAACGCAATGACATGGTGGAATATTTCGGCACGAAGATTGACGGCTTTATCTTTACGCAGAACGCTTGGGTGCAGAGCTATGGCACTCGTTGCGTGAAGCCGCCTGTAGTTTGGGGCGACGTGAGCCGCAGTGCTCCGATTACCGTTGAATGGTCTGTATACGCCCAAAGCTGCACCAAGAAGCCGGTGAAGGGCATGCTCACGGGCCCGGTGACGATTCTCAACTGGTCTTTCCCGCGCGAAGATGTTTCGCTGAAGGTGCAGGCTCAGGAAATCGGCTTTGCTATCCGCGATGAAGTCCTTGATCTTGAAAAGAACGGCATTCGCATTATCCAGATTGATGAAGCCGCCCTCCGCGAAAAGTTGCCGCTCCGCAAGAGCGACTGGCACAAGGAATACCTCGATTGGGCCATTCCGGCATTCCGCCTGGTGCATGCCAAGGTCAAGCCCGAAACGCAGATTCACACGCACATGTGCTATAGCGAATTCAACGACATCGTGCGTGATATCGACAACATGGATGCCGACGTGATCACCTTCGAAGCGAGCCGTTCCGACCTCAAGCTGCTTGACGCCCTGAACGAAGCCAAGTTTGAAACTCAGGTGGGCCCGGGCGTGTATGACATTCACTCTCCGCGCGTTCCCTCGGAACAGGAAATTGTGGACGCTCTCCACAAGATCATTGCAAAGGTCCCGCAGCAGAATGTGTGGGTGAATCCCGATTGCGGCCTCAAGACCCGCGGCGAAACCGAAACGACGGCAAGCCTCAAGAATCTTGTGGCTGCTGCCAAGAAATTGCGCGCCGAATAA
- a CDS encoding class I SAM-dependent methyltransferase, translating to MESLTAKLCAFARAWHSLQSDHTVFNDFLAFDLMGREEYENVSRLILKRFPQESENSVEYFNRKYFLPIVLSRSRFAEDRVKLLARSGKIQYVICGAGVDTFSFRNKDPNVEVFELDLLPTQSYKKNRIRELKWSVSENVHFVAIDFSKDSIVERLVANGFDCKKPTVISILGVSYYLPLPVFAETVCQFSEIASTGISIVFDYLQKDAYSNSVQELRKIVADCGETMAEGYLDREVFEVLERYGFKVDEFLGENALQQRYFLMGNLKAFDSVRLIAAVK from the coding sequence ATGGAAAGTTTAACAGCAAAATTATGCGCATTTGCCCGTGCCTGGCATTCTCTACAATCGGACCATACCGTTTTCAATGACTTTTTGGCGTTCGACCTGATGGGCCGCGAGGAGTACGAAAATGTATCGCGCTTGATTCTAAAGCGGTTTCCGCAGGAATCAGAAAATTCGGTCGAATATTTCAACCGGAAATACTTCCTCCCGATTGTACTTTCGAGGAGTCGCTTCGCTGAAGATCGCGTAAAGCTCCTTGCCCGTTCGGGAAAGATTCAATATGTAATTTGCGGTGCGGGCGTAGACACGTTCTCGTTCCGCAACAAAGACCCGAATGTCGAAGTTTTTGAACTGGATTTGCTTCCGACGCAAAGCTACAAGAAAAATCGCATTCGCGAACTCAAGTGGAGCGTTTCGGAGAATGTCCATTTTGTGGCGATCGACTTCAGCAAGGACAGCATTGTCGAAAGACTTGTCGCAAATGGCTTTGACTGCAAAAAGCCGACAGTTATTAGCATTCTGGGCGTCTCATATTACCTTCCGCTTCCTGTTTTTGCAGAAACCGTGTGCCAGTTTTCAGAGATTGCATCAACCGGCATTTCGATTGTATTTGATTACCTGCAAAAAGATGCGTATTCGAATTCGGTTCAGGAATTGCGAAAAATTGTTGCTGATTGCGGTGAAACCATGGCCGAAGGCTACTTGGACCGCGAAGTTTTCGAGGTGCTTGAGCGTTACGGATTCAAGGTCGACGAATTTCTCGGCGAAAATGCGCTACAGCAGCGGTATTTTCTGATGGGAAACCTGAAGGCGTTCGATTCCGTGCGCCTGATTGCAGCGGTAAAGTAG
- a CDS encoding radical SAM protein, with amino-acid sequence MATSQETVFREHPCFGACKNRKGRIHLPVAPGCNIECRFCDRRINEDAQVPGNTSKVIKPEEACGYIRKALEFVPELTTVGIAGPGDTLATPFALDTFRLVKKEFPQLIRCMSTNGLLLNDKADEVIDVGIDSLTVTVNAVDPEIEAMINARIFYHGKTYTGVEAAEILIHNQLEGIRKVAKSGTLIKVNTVLCPGINDKHIEDVAATVREAGAIMYNIIPLIPQNGFKDIPAPTPKTLAIAQEQAGVFINVFKHCAHCRADAVGVPGVYDVGAQIYMDRIRVKETFSHG; translated from the coding sequence AAACAGTTTTTAGAGAACACCCGTGTTTTGGTGCTTGCAAAAACCGAAAGGGGCGCATTCATTTGCCAGTCGCCCCAGGTTGCAACATCGAGTGCCGTTTTTGTGATAGGCGCATTAACGAAGATGCTCAGGTACCGGGAAACACGAGTAAGGTGATTAAGCCCGAAGAGGCATGTGGTTACATCCGCAAGGCATTGGAATTCGTGCCGGAACTTACGACAGTGGGAATCGCAGGCCCAGGCGACACCTTGGCAACTCCTTTTGCACTAGATACATTCCGCTTGGTAAAAAAGGAATTCCCGCAGCTTATTCGCTGCATGAGCACCAATGGGCTTTTGCTGAATGACAAGGCAGACGAAGTCATTGATGTGGGCATTGATTCGCTCACGGTTACGGTGAATGCCGTGGACCCTGAAATCGAGGCGATGATCAATGCAAGAATTTTCTACCACGGTAAAACCTATACGGGCGTAGAAGCCGCAGAAATTCTGATTCACAACCAGCTCGAAGGCATTCGCAAAGTCGCAAAGAGTGGAACGCTTATCAAAGTGAATACGGTTCTTTGCCCAGGCATTAACGACAAGCACATCGAAGATGTGGCGGCCACCGTGCGCGAAGCGGGCGCCATCATGTACAATATCATTCCGTTGATTCCGCAAAACGGCTTTAAGGATATTCCTGCTCCGACACCGAAAACTCTTGCGATTGCGCAGGAGCAGGCGGGAGTGTTCATCAACGTATTCAAGCATTGCGCCCATTGCCGTGCCGATGCCGTTGGCGTCCCAGGCGTTTACGATGTCGGCGCGCAAATCTACATGGACCGTATCCGTGTAAAGGAGACTTTCTCTCATGGCTAA
- the mnmA gene encoding tRNA 2-thiouridine(34) synthase MnmA, translating into MAKRVAVGLSGGVDSALSAYLLQKQGYDVVGLTMATWDGSVNMPAVEGREGCYGPSEDKNIAEAKLVADRLGIPHYVVGVADEYRRKVLDYFRAEYRNGRTPNPCVRCNQSIKFGALQLAARKMGIEFDHFATGHYARLDFRNPDVPFLYQAKDTRKDQTYFLSRLSAEQLSTVLFPLGGMHKDDVKALAAEIGWNDFAEKRESQDFIECGDYSVLFEESDQVPGDFVDVTGKVLGKHKGIVNYTVGQRKGLNIGGQKEPLYVVAIDAAKNQVVLGPREALSCMEVSANDLNLMVSESSPLLKGDLSAHIRLGHKGANARIVDIDANRIKVAFDEPQFASAPGQILVLYAGDGVVASGVIEK; encoded by the coding sequence ATGGCAAAAAGAGTAGCAGTCGGTTTATCGGGCGGTGTAGATTCCGCCCTTTCGGCGTACCTGTTGCAAAAGCAGGGGTATGATGTGGTGGGACTCACCATGGCAACGTGGGACGGCTCGGTGAATATGCCTGCCGTAGAAGGCCGCGAAGGTTGCTATGGCCCGAGCGAAGACAAGAATATTGCCGAGGCAAAATTGGTGGCGGACCGCTTGGGAATCCCGCATTATGTAGTGGGCGTTGCCGACGAATACCGCCGCAAGGTGCTGGATTATTTCCGCGCCGAATACCGGAATGGTCGCACACCGAATCCATGCGTGCGCTGCAATCAGTCGATTAAATTCGGGGCGTTGCAACTGGCCGCCCGCAAAATGGGAATTGAATTTGACCATTTTGCCACGGGGCATTACGCGCGTCTCGATTTCCGGAATCCGGATGTTCCGTTCTTGTATCAGGCTAAAGATACCCGCAAAGATCAGACCTACTTTTTGTCGCGACTTTCGGCGGAGCAGCTTTCGACCGTGCTGTTCCCGCTGGGTGGAATGCACAAGGACGATGTGAAGGCGCTTGCCGCTGAAATCGGCTGGAATGATTTTGCCGAAAAGCGCGAAAGCCAAGATTTTATTGAATGCGGCGATTACTCGGTGCTGTTCGAAGAATCGGATCAGGTGCCGGGCGACTTTGTAGATGTAACTGGCAAGGTGCTGGGCAAGCACAAGGGGATCGTGAATTACACCGTGGGCCAGCGCAAGGGCTTGAACATTGGTGGGCAAAAGGAGCCGCTTTATGTTGTGGCAATTGATGCGGCGAAGAATCAGGTGGTGCTCGGCCCGCGCGAAGCGCTTTCTTGCATGGAAGTTTCTGCGAACGATTTGAATTTGATGGTCAGCGAAAGTTCTCCGCTTTTAAAGGGCGACCTTTCGGCGCATATCCGTTTAGGCCACAAGGGCGCCAATGCCCGCATTGTAGATATCGATGCGAACCGAATCAAGGTCGCTTTCGATGAACCACAATTTGCATCGGCGCCGGGCCAGATTTTGGTGCTTTATGCTGGCGATGGCGTTGTCGCCTCCGGCGTGATTGAAAAGTAA